DNA sequence from the Vicia villosa cultivar HV-30 ecotype Madison, WI linkage group LG3, Vvil1.0, whole genome shotgun sequence genome:
AGAGTAAGCCCATGTTTAAACTTCATCCCAAATGTGAGAAGGTAGATCTTACTAATATTTGCTTTGCAGATGATCTCATTTTATTTGCTAGGGGGGATATCAATTCTGTCCAGCTTATGATGGAGGAAGTCAGAAGGTTCTCATGTGCCACTGGCTTGAAAGTTAATCCATAAAAGTGTAAGGTTTATTTTGGTGGGGTAAATACTGAGGTAAAGAATGAGATTCTGGCTATTACTGGTTTTAGTGCAGGTACTTTACCATTCAAATACCTGGGGGTCCCAATCACGAGTAGGAAACTTCACATTGCGCTATACCAGCCCCTCATTAACAAAATAGTGCAGAGAATGAGTTCTTGGACAGCTAGTCTTTTGAGTTATGCAGGCAGATGGCTGCTAATTCAAAGTGTGATCCAATCCATGACTGCTTATTGGATGCAAATATATCCTATGCCTAAAAAAGTGATCCATCATATAGGTGCTATTTGCAGGACCTTCCTCTGGTGCAATAAGAGTAACATTAGTAAAAAGTCCCCCATTTCTTGGGAATCCATCCGTGAACCTCGAAATGCAGGGGGTTTAAACCTGGTGGAGCTAAATTGCTGGAACAAAGCAACCATCATCAAACTCCTTTGGAACCTCCAGGCCAAAGCTGATAAGTTGTGGGTCCTTTGGATGCACACTTATTACTTGAAGGGGAATGAGGTCAATCATTGGCATATGCCTAGTAGTTGTTCCTGGATAATGAGAAAGATGTTAAGCTATAGAGAGGAACTAGAGAATAGTAGCTATTGGCACTCTGTTGTTCAGGCTGGTAAGTACAAGACCAAACACGTGTATAATGAACTCAGATGTGAGAAACCTAATGTGCCATGGTACAAGATATTCTATCAGAATGCTGCAAGGCCTCGTGCGAAATTTATACTTTGGATAGATCTTTGGGACAGGTTGCCAACAAAGAGTAGGCTGGCTAGGTTTGGGATTATAACATATGGAGAATGTGTCTTCTGTGGGAAGGAGGAGACTCAAGAGCACCTTCGTTTTGCTTGTGTTTTTACTGGGAAATTATGGAGGACAATGC
Encoded proteins:
- the LOC131658815 gene encoding uncharacterized protein LOC131658815 produces the protein MDLQNAYDTVEWYALECILREMSFPPQFTQWIMMCVTTVSYRYSIQGRHSRILKAKRGLRQGDPISPLLFVLIMEYLHRCLSKLKSKPMFKLHPKCEKVDLTNICFADDLILFARGDINSVQLMMEEVRSAGTLPFKYLGVPITSRKLHIALYQPLINKIVQRMSSWTASLLSYAGRWLLIQSVIQSMTAYWMQIYPMPKKVIHHIGAICRTFLWCNKSNISKKSPISWESIREPRNAGGLNLVELNCWNKATIIKLLWNLQAKADKLWVLWMHTYYLKGNEVNHWHMPSSCSWIMRKMLSYREELENSSYWHSVVQAGKYKTKHVYNELRCEKPNVPWYKIFYQNAARPRAKFILWIDLWDRLPTKSRLARFGIITYGECVFCGKEETQEHLRFACVFTGKLWRTMLNWIGMDRVPHGWRNEKAWICMETSRKGWRRLLLKAVIT